The following coding sequences are from one Mesorhizobium onobrychidis window:
- a CDS encoding LysR family transcriptional regulator, protein MNLNRLAYFAAVVDAGSFTRAAERLGITKAVVSQQVARLERDVGTTLLIRTTRRVHPTEAGRTFHARCLQVLQQAEDAFDELAQAAAEPTGTLRIAAPNDYGTSAVVPVVAAFSARYPACRVELTLGDETIDLASGGMDVAIRVGWLADSSLQARRIGTFRQFMVCGAEFAARFTAGEPQDLARLPFVANMVLREPLLWQFSRGDDEQTVRMQATIAIDATPAVLAAVRAGAGLSVLPDFLVRDELATGRLVQILPEWRLPSGGIYTVYPAARFRPPKVTRFVEMLVEAEQQKGSGGEGRAL, encoded by the coding sequence ATGAACCTGAACCGGCTGGCCTACTTCGCCGCGGTGGTCGATGCCGGCTCCTTCACGCGGGCCGCCGAGCGGCTGGGCATCACCAAGGCGGTCGTCAGCCAGCAGGTGGCGCGGCTGGAGCGCGATGTCGGAACGACGCTGCTGATCCGCACGACGCGGCGCGTGCATCCGACCGAGGCCGGCCGGACATTCCATGCCCGCTGCCTGCAAGTCCTGCAGCAGGCCGAGGATGCCTTCGACGAGCTCGCGCAGGCCGCCGCCGAGCCGACCGGCACGCTGCGCATCGCGGCGCCCAACGACTACGGCACATCGGCGGTGGTGCCGGTGGTCGCCGCCTTCAGCGCGCGCTATCCCGCCTGCCGGGTGGAACTGACGCTAGGCGACGAGACGATCGACCTGGCTTCCGGTGGAATGGACGTGGCGATCCGCGTCGGCTGGCTGGCCGATTCCAGCCTGCAGGCGCGGCGGATCGGCACCTTCCGGCAATTCATGGTGTGCGGCGCCGAGTTTGCCGCCCGCTTCACGGCTGGCGAACCGCAAGACCTTGCCAGGCTGCCCTTCGTCGCCAACATGGTGCTGCGCGAACCGCTGCTATGGCAATTTTCGCGCGGCGACGACGAGCAAACCGTGCGCATGCAGGCAACGATCGCCATCGACGCGACGCCGGCAGTGCTGGCGGCCGTACGCGCCGGCGCCGGCCTGTCGGTCCTGCCGGATTTTTTGGTGAGGGACGAACTGGCTACGGGGCGGCTCGTCCAGATCCTGCCCGAATGGCGGCTGCCCTCCGGCGGCATCTACACAGTCTACCCCGCCGCACGCTTCCGCCCGCCCAAGGTGACGAGGTTTGTTGAGATGTTGGTCGAGGCTGAGCAACAGAAGGGTTCAGGCGGGGAGGGGCGGGCGCTGTAA
- a CDS encoding dihydrofolate reductase family protein: MGRTTYEIFAGSWPRETGDFAERFNALPKYVASTSLKALDWKPAELLKRALPDAVRELKQGSGGNIYVHGSLSVAQELLRHGLVDRVRLLSYPGAVGQGKPLFPPGEPVPLALISATPFSNGVVALEYAPVTAKS, encoded by the coding sequence TTGGGGCGCACGACCTATGAGATCTTTGCCGGCTCGTGGCCCAGGGAAACCGGAGACTTCGCCGAGCGGTTCAACGCGCTGCCGAAATATGTCGCGTCGACCAGCTTGAAGGCGCTCGACTGGAAACCGGCCGAGCTGCTGAAGCGCGCATTGCCGGATGCGGTCAGGGAACTGAAGCAAGGCAGCGGCGGCAACATCTATGTGCATGGCAGCCTCAGCGTCGCGCAGGAATTGCTGCGCCATGGTCTGGTCGACCGGGTCAGGCTGCTCAGCTATCCCGGCGCCGTCGGCCAGGGCAAGCCGCTGTTCCCGCCCGGCGAGCCAGTGCCGCTCGCGCTGATCTCGGCCACGCCATTCAGCAACGGTGTGGTGGCGCTGGAGTATGCGCCTGTGACGGCGAAGTCATGA
- a CDS encoding CapA family protein, protein MPQIANNAAAGRPVRSSAKLFLCGDVMLGRGIDQILASPGDPHLYERHVKSATTYVELAERINGPIPRKVDDTYVWGDALAELDREAPDARIINLETSITTSLSLAPKGINYKMNPANIGCLAAARLDCCVLANNHVLDWDEPGLVETLDTLRLAGLAYAGAGLDADEAAAPAIIELAGGGRVLAFGFALGTSGVPASWAAGAYKPGVNLLADVSARSLAQIARSVQAIKQPGDLAVASIHWGGNWGYQVPAEERALAHALIDVAGFDVVHGHSSHHPKPIEIHNGRLILYGCGDFLTDYEGITGYKTFRGELALMYLPRLAIPDGTLVSLDLVPFQLAKFRLNRASPEDAASLAATLERECSPFGTHVALGSDNRLTVVW, encoded by the coding sequence ATGCCGCAGATCGCGAACAATGCCGCCGCCGGACGGCCGGTTCGAAGCAGCGCAAAGCTGTTCCTGTGCGGCGACGTGATGCTCGGGCGCGGCATCGACCAGATCCTCGCCAGTCCCGGCGATCCGCACCTGTACGAGCGCCATGTCAAATCGGCGACGACCTATGTCGAGCTTGCCGAACGCATCAATGGACCGATCCCGAGAAAGGTCGACGATACGTATGTCTGGGGCGATGCGCTCGCCGAATTGGACCGTGAAGCGCCCGACGCGCGGATCATCAATCTCGAGACCAGCATCACCACCAGCCTGTCCTTGGCGCCCAAGGGGATCAATTACAAGATGAATCCCGCAAACATCGGCTGCCTGGCGGCGGCGCGGCTAGACTGCTGCGTGCTCGCCAACAACCATGTGCTCGACTGGGATGAGCCCGGCCTGGTCGAAACCCTCGATACGCTACGGCTTGCCGGCCTCGCCTATGCCGGGGCCGGGCTCGACGCCGATGAAGCGGCGGCGCCTGCCATCATTGAACTGGCCGGCGGCGGCCGCGTGCTCGCATTCGGCTTCGCGCTTGGGACGAGCGGCGTTCCAGCCTCATGGGCAGCCGGAGCCTACAAGCCAGGGGTCAACCTGCTGGCGGATGTTTCGGCCCGGTCGCTCGCGCAGATCGCCCGATCCGTGCAGGCCATAAAACAGCCCGGCGACCTCGCGGTGGCCTCGATCCACTGGGGCGGCAACTGGGGCTACCAAGTCCCGGCGGAAGAACGCGCGCTTGCTCATGCTCTCATCGATGTTGCAGGGTTCGACGTCGTGCATGGGCACTCCTCCCACCATCCCAAGCCGATCGAAATCCACAACGGCCGGCTGATCCTTTATGGATGCGGCGACTTCCTCACCGACTATGAGGGAATCACCGGCTACAAGACCTTTCGCGGTGAGCTTGCGCTGATGTACCTGCCGCGGCTCGCGATACCGGACGGTACGCTTGTTTCGCTCGACCTCGTGCCGTTCCAGCTCGCCAAATTCCGGCTAAACCGCGCCTCGCCCGAAGATGCCGCCTCGCTCGCGGCCACGCTCGAGCGCGAGTGCTCGCCTTTCGGCACGCATGTGGCGCTCGGGAGCGATAACCGTCTCACTGTCGTTTGGTGA
- a CDS encoding tyrosine-type recombinase/integrase produces the protein MPHPVLDAQISPLRQRLIDDMTMRRFSQETQRNYVRDVGRFASSLGRSPDTATADDLRRFQVGQQDDGVPVPTMNSIVSALRFFFTHTLDRPDLARRLVRLSHPRKLPVVLSRDEVARLLNATTCLKHQAALSVAYGAGLRVAEVSTLKVTDVDSERMLLRIERGKGGRYRNAMLSADLLALLRQWWKVGRQQGVMHRDGWLFPGQHAMKPISTRQLHRIVVEAAQAADIAKRVGPHTLRHSFATHLLEDGTDIRVIQVLLGHAKLDNTALYAKVATRTVRSVTSPLDKLGLFKPGEISPDG, from the coding sequence ATGCCCCATCCTGTTCTCGATGCACAGATCAGCCCGCTGCGCCAACGGTTGATTGACGACATGACCATGCGCCGGTTCAGCCAGGAGACGCAGCGCAACTACGTCCGCGATGTCGGGCGGTTCGCAAGCTCCCTTGGCCGATCGCCGGACACGGCGACAGCGGATGACTTGCGCCGGTTCCAGGTCGGGCAGCAGGATGACGGCGTTCCCGTGCCGACCATGAACAGCATTGTGTCGGCGCTGCGCTTCTTCTTCACCCACACGCTCGACCGCCCGGACCTGGCGCGCAGGCTGGTTCGCCTGTCGCATCCGCGCAAGCTGCCCGTGGTCCTGAGCCGCGACGAGGTTGCCCGTCTCCTCAACGCCACCACCTGCCTCAAGCACCAGGCCGCGCTGTCGGTCGCCTATGGCGCGGGCTTGCGCGTCGCGGAGGTGTCGACGCTGAAGGTCACCGACGTCGACAGCGAGCGCATGCTGCTGCGCATCGAGCGTGGCAAGGGCGGGCGGTACCGCAATGCCATGCTGTCGGCCGACCTGCTCGCGCTGCTGCGCCAGTGGTGGAAGGTCGGGCGGCAACAGGGTGTGATGCATCGCGACGGCTGGCTGTTCCCGGGGCAGCACGCGATGAAGCCGATCAGCACGCGGCAGCTCCATCGCATCGTCGTCGAGGCTGCACAGGCCGCCGACATCGCCAAGCGTGTCGGGCCGCACACGCTGCGTCACAGCTTCGCCACCCACCTGCTGGAGGACGGCACCGACATCCGTGTCATCCAGGTCCTGCTCGGGCACGCCAAGCTCGACAACACGGCCCTCTACGCAAAGGTCGCGACCCGGACGGTACGCTCCGTAACCAGTCCGCTCGACAAGCTTGGCCTGTTCAAGCCGGGAGAGATCTCGCCCGACGGCTGA
- a CDS encoding HNH endonuclease, with translation MGFGVFIHRSDSRYNDRPEEQYQFPSQYLRRVEACVGDWIIYYEPSKVNETRGYFAIGKVQEVIPDPVTPDMYLALIEPGSYLDFFNPVPFNGTDGLVERGLLNDQGRISGRAQSAVRPISPADFNRIIDLGQDMNELLLPRVDEAGTGFHDEQAPFEFEQSRDRVNYIGSRIVRDRIFRRIVLRAYDERCAITGLKLINGGGRAEVSAAHIRPVEANGPDVINNGIALSGTAHWMFDRGLISLSDDLEILISRQVNDLESMQAFINKTRRALPPGRPFERPHPRFLQWHREHCFKQ, from the coding sequence ATGGGATTCGGGGTCTTCATTCATCGATCAGATTCGAGATACAACGATCGCCCCGAAGAGCAATATCAATTCCCTAGCCAGTATCTGCGTCGTGTCGAGGCATGCGTCGGCGACTGGATCATTTACTACGAGCCCAGCAAGGTAAATGAGACGCGTGGATATTTCGCCATCGGCAAAGTCCAAGAGGTCATTCCCGATCCGGTGACGCCCGATATGTACCTCGCTCTGATTGAGCCTGGAAGCTACCTCGATTTTTTCAACCCAGTTCCATTTAACGGAACCGATGGTCTTGTTGAACGAGGCTTGCTCAACGACCAAGGACGGATTTCCGGTCGTGCCCAATCGGCCGTGCGCCCAATCAGTCCAGCCGATTTCAACCGCATTATCGATCTGGGCCAGGACATGAATGAGTTGTTGCTGCCGCGCGTTGATGAGGCCGGCACCGGCTTCCACGATGAGCAGGCGCCATTCGAATTCGAGCAGAGCCGTGATCGCGTAAACTACATCGGATCGCGAATTGTGCGGGACCGCATTTTCCGTCGCATCGTCTTGCGCGCCTACGACGAGCGCTGCGCGATCACGGGACTCAAGTTGATAAATGGCGGTGGCCGAGCAGAGGTGTCAGCCGCCCACATTCGACCGGTCGAAGCGAACGGCCCGGATGTCATCAACAATGGGATCGCACTATCCGGTACAGCGCATTGGATGTTCGATCGCGGATTGATCAGCCTATCCGACGACTTGGAAATCCTGATCTCACGACAGGTCAATGACCTCGAAAGCATGCAGGCATTCATAAACAAGACTCGCCGCGCGCTTCCGCCAGGCCGACCGTTTGAACGCCCGCATCCTCGGTTTTTGCAATGGCACCGCGAGCATTGCTTTAAGCAGTGA
- a CDS encoding adenylate/guanylate cyclase domain-containing protein, with protein MERKLAAILAIDVVGYSALMEADEAGTFDRLKRGRKELFEPEIATRHGRIFKLMGDGLLAEFGSVVDAVECAVTLQRGMAERNASVAEDQRFEVRIGINLGEVIVEGDDRYGEGVNVASRLQQLAEPGGICVSEKVSKEVRQKLAFAFEPMGEQRVKNIAEPIYCYRVNLHVPRAAPVGRLASLELPDKPSIAVLPFTNMSNDPEQETFVDGLTEDLITDLSRSAGLFVIARNSTFAYKGRSVDVRLTARDLGVRYVVEGSARRAAARVRINAQLIDAIGGDHIWAERYDSSLEDIFAVQDEVTAKIVEALVGRLAGQPARKRPTSLEAYDLCVRARGVSFQTGLGAREARMLLEKAIGLDPDYAEAHSLLALNLWLGWLFWNEPKQTNQPRALAEAQRAVALDPNDAGNRWGLGIILGHERRYAESDAEFEATFKLDPNHADAWAIRSDLITLRGDAVKGVEFVKRALRLNPRPPGWYYWMAGQAYYALGDYQSAVEALRKPETYRTTSRRLLAAALAQLGRLDEARQEAEFFMMNDPHFSIRHWATSQPFDNEEVLQRFVEGYRKAGLPD; from the coding sequence ATGGAGCGGAAGCTCGCTGCAATCCTTGCCATCGATGTTGTCGGGTACTCGGCGCTCATGGAGGCGGATGAAGCGGGCACCTTCGACCGGCTGAAACGTGGCCGCAAAGAGCTGTTCGAGCCGGAAATCGCGACGCGACACGGGCGAATCTTCAAGCTGATGGGAGACGGCCTGCTGGCGGAGTTCGGCAGCGTGGTGGATGCGGTCGAATGCGCGGTCACGCTTCAGCGCGGCATGGCGGAGCGTAACGCGAGCGTCGCCGAAGACCAGCGCTTCGAAGTCCGGATCGGAATCAACCTTGGAGAAGTGATCGTCGAAGGGGACGATCGCTATGGCGAGGGCGTGAACGTGGCGTCGCGTCTCCAACAACTCGCCGAGCCCGGTGGCATCTGCGTTTCGGAGAAGGTGTCCAAGGAGGTCAGGCAGAAGCTGGCGTTTGCGTTCGAGCCCATGGGCGAGCAGCGGGTGAAGAATATAGCCGAGCCGATATACTGCTATCGCGTGAACCTGCACGTTCCGAGAGCCGCTCCAGTCGGCCGACTGGCATCGCTCGAATTGCCCGACAAGCCCTCGATCGCGGTCTTGCCTTTCACCAACATGAGCAACGATCCGGAGCAGGAAACCTTTGTCGACGGCTTGACCGAAGACCTGATCACCGACCTGTCTCGCTCAGCCGGCCTCTTCGTCATCGCGCGCAACTCAACCTTTGCTTACAAGGGGCGGTCGGTCGATGTGCGTTTGACCGCGCGTGATCTTGGGGTGCGCTATGTGGTTGAAGGCAGCGCCCGGCGCGCCGCGGCGCGCGTGCGCATCAATGCGCAGCTGATCGACGCGATCGGCGGCGATCATATCTGGGCCGAGCGCTACGACAGCAGCCTCGAGGACATCTTTGCAGTGCAGGACGAGGTCACGGCCAAGATCGTCGAAGCCCTTGTCGGCCGATTGGCCGGACAGCCGGCGCGCAAACGGCCGACGAGTCTCGAAGCCTATGACCTTTGCGTGCGAGCCCGCGGCGTCAGTTTTCAGACCGGGTTAGGCGCGCGGGAAGCGCGCATGCTCCTGGAAAAGGCGATCGGACTCGATCCCGACTATGCCGAGGCACATAGCTTGCTGGCCCTCAATCTTTGGCTCGGCTGGCTGTTCTGGAACGAGCCGAAGCAAACCAACCAGCCTCGCGCGCTGGCGGAAGCGCAGCGGGCCGTGGCGCTCGACCCTAACGATGCGGGGAACCGCTGGGGGCTGGGCATCATACTTGGTCACGAACGGCGTTACGCGGAATCGGATGCCGAGTTCGAGGCAACCTTCAAGCTCGATCCTAATCATGCCGATGCCTGGGCGATACGCTCGGATCTCATCACCCTGAGGGGCGACGCGGTCAAGGGCGTCGAATTCGTGAAGCGGGCGTTGCGGCTCAATCCGCGCCCACCGGGATGGTACTATTGGATGGCAGGCCAAGCCTATTATGCGCTCGGCGACTATCAATCCGCGGTTGAGGCTTTGCGCAAGCCGGAAACCTACCGCACCACGTCGCGGCGCTTGCTTGCGGCAGCCCTCGCGCAGCTCGGGCGCCTGGATGAAGCCCGTCAGGAGGCGGAATTCTTCATGATGAACGATCCCCATTTCAGCATCAGGCACTGGGCAACATCGCAGCCATTCGACAACGAGGAAGTGCTCCAGCGCTTCGTCGAAGGCTACCGCAAGGCTGGCCTTCCCGACTAA
- a CDS encoding IS91 family transposase, translated as MHASIEVADIFRAAGPAYRVAHAGQLSLQQFKVMSAIELCRTAALGGHVEACEDCGQRRIAYNSCRNRHCPKCQGSAARTWLAEREADLLPVGYFHVVFTLPAEVAEIAFHNKALVYDLLFKAASETMLTIAADPRHLGARIGITAVLHTWGSAMTHHPHVHMIVPGGGIAPDGSRWISSRQAFLLPVRVLGKLFRRLFLTRLIALHDAGQLAFFGTLARLVERQAFLRHLSPIRNKRWVVYAKAPFAGPEAVLAYLSRYTHRVAISNRRIIRLDESDVTFRYKDYRRPDADRQQVMTLATDEFIRRFLLHVLPRGFHRIRHYGLLASSARKGSLALARELLAAAPPATNDPSAEPDDFRPPCPCCGGRMIVVEMFERWRQPRGPPYARTPGRENAP; from the coding sequence GTGCACGCCTCGATCGAGGTCGCCGACATCTTCCGTGCTGCCGGGCCTGCCTACCGGGTCGCCCATGCAGGGCAGCTCAGCCTACAGCAGTTCAAGGTCATGTCGGCGATCGAACTCTGCCGCACCGCAGCGCTCGGCGGCCACGTCGAGGCCTGCGAGGACTGTGGCCAACGGCGGATCGCGTACAACAGCTGCCGCAACCGGCACTGTCCGAAGTGCCAGGGCTCGGCCGCGCGGACATGGCTTGCCGAGCGGGAGGCCGACCTGCTGCCGGTCGGATACTTCCACGTCGTGTTCACGCTGCCGGCCGAGGTCGCCGAGATCGCCTTCCACAACAAGGCGCTGGTCTACGACCTGCTGTTCAAGGCGGCATCGGAGACTATGCTGACGATCGCGGCCGATCCCAGGCATCTCGGCGCGCGCATCGGCATCACCGCCGTGCTCCACACATGGGGATCGGCGATGACCCACCATCCGCACGTGCACATGATCGTGCCGGGCGGCGGCATCGCGCCGGACGGGAGCCGCTGGATATCGTCGCGCCAGGCCTTCCTGCTCCCGGTCAGGGTACTCGGCAAGTTGTTTCGCCGCCTGTTCCTCACCCGGCTGATCGCCCTCCACGACGCCGGCCAGCTCGCCTTCTTCGGCACCCTTGCTCGTCTCGTCGAGCGGCAGGCCTTCCTGCGGCACCTGTCGCCGATCCGGAACAAGCGCTGGGTGGTCTACGCCAAGGCGCCCTTCGCCGGGCCGGAAGCGGTGCTCGCCTATCTGTCGCGCTACACGCACCGGGTCGCCATCTCGAACCGACGCATCATCCGCCTCGACGAGAGCGACGTCACCTTCCGCTACAAGGACTATCGACGCCCTGACGCCGACCGCCAGCAGGTCATGACGCTCGCGACCGACGAGTTCATCCGCCGATTCCTGCTCCATGTCCTGCCGCGTGGCTTCCATCGCATCCGCCATTACGGCTTGCTCGCCAGCTCCGCCCGCAAGGGCAGCCTCGCACTCGCGCGCGAATTGCTCGCGGCCGCGCCTCCCGCCACGAACGATCCATCGGCCGAACCGGACGACTTCCGCCCGCCGTGCCCGTGCTGCGGCGGACGCATGATCGTCGTCGAGATGTTCGAACGGTGGAGGCAGCCGCGCGGACCGCCCTACGCAAGGACACCGGGCCGGGAGAACGCCCCATGA
- a CDS encoding phosphosulfolactate synthase yields MTDTAFSFIPRAARSSKPRKTGLTEIRGPYYSAYGPRHLADLLEIMGNWIDGIKFAGGSFALMPPEAVKSINRLAHDHDAYVSTGGWIENVLRFGPDAVDRYIEEAKALGFDVIEISTGFISLPTEALLRLVETVKKAGLKAKPELGIQFGAGGDTSAKELEAEGTRDVGWLVAQARRALDAGADIIMIESEGITENVTSWRTDVVARIIDDLGLETVMFEAADPAVFEWYVKNYGNEVNLFVDHSQIVQLEALRSGIWGTKSTWGRIQNIG; encoded by the coding sequence ATGACCGACACAGCCTTCTCCTTCATCCCGCGCGCCGCGCGCTCTTCGAAGCCGCGCAAGACCGGCCTGACCGAGATTCGTGGGCCCTACTACAGCGCCTATGGGCCGCGCCACCTCGCCGACCTCCTGGAAATCATGGGCAACTGGATCGACGGCATCAAGTTTGCCGGCGGATCATTCGCCCTGATGCCGCCCGAAGCGGTGAAATCGATCAACAGGCTGGCGCATGATCACGACGCCTACGTCTCGACGGGTGGCTGGATCGAGAATGTCCTCCGCTTCGGCCCGGACGCCGTCGACCGCTACATCGAAGAAGCCAAGGCGCTGGGGTTCGACGTGATCGAGATCTCCACCGGCTTCATCAGCCTGCCGACGGAAGCGCTGCTGCGCTTGGTCGAAACCGTGAAAAAGGCCGGGCTCAAGGCCAAGCCGGAGCTCGGAATCCAGTTCGGGGCCGGTGGTGACACATCGGCCAAGGAGCTCGAAGCCGAAGGCACCAGGGATGTCGGCTGGCTGGTCGCACAGGCCAGGCGTGCCCTCGATGCCGGCGCCGACATCATCATGATCGAGAGCGAAGGGATCACCGAAAACGTGACGTCCTGGCGCACCGATGTGGTGGCCCGCATCATCGACGATCTCGGCCTGGAGACGGTGATGTTCGAAGCCGCCGACCCGGCGGTCTTCGAATGGTACGTCAAGAACTACGGCAACGAGGTCAATCTGTTCGTCGACCACAGCCAGATCGTGCAGCTCGAGGCGCTTCGCTCCGGCATCTGGGGAACCAAGAGCACCTGGGGGCGGATTCAGAATATTGGGTGA
- a CDS encoding helix-turn-helix transcriptional regulator: MAKALSHHELSKLIGSIYDCAVDPGRWEYALAGIRDALNAQTAVLHLDDLSHDRLLIHRTVGIAPYWLEQQAKHIPEIHARLIENLSKWPSLDVPHVVSRHVPQADLETSRYFQEWLKPQGLVDVMSFFLIHTPTRLAGFAVARHERQGIITEREIKLGGLLLPHVRRSVMISNMLDISTIERARMAEALDALTCAVVLTNERGAILHANRSAKCRLRSGGPIHDIHGILQAKIPSASKELHRAILAAAQDEASIGKTGLAVLLTEPGLPPVFARVLPMAGGDRRAGMEPAAVAAVFIGNAPDEHVAADMLATAFGLTLAETRVLASLLAGHTLAETGASLHIANATAKTHLDNIFQKTGVSRQADLMRLVMQIVPPAGQSGP; encoded by the coding sequence ATGGCCAAGGCATTGTCGCATCATGAGCTGTCGAAGCTGATCGGCTCGATCTACGATTGCGCAGTCGACCCGGGGCGATGGGAGTACGCGCTTGCCGGGATCAGGGATGCGCTCAACGCCCAGACAGCGGTGCTGCACCTTGACGATCTCAGTCACGACCGGCTGCTGATCCACAGGACCGTGGGAATAGCGCCATACTGGCTGGAGCAACAGGCCAAACATATCCCCGAGATCCACGCCCGGCTGATCGAGAACCTCTCGAAATGGCCTTCGCTCGATGTGCCGCATGTTGTCTCACGCCATGTCCCTCAAGCCGACCTGGAGACCTCCCGATATTTTCAGGAGTGGCTGAAGCCGCAAGGCCTGGTCGACGTCATGTCGTTTTTCCTGATCCATACCCCTACCCGCCTTGCCGGCTTCGCCGTTGCCCGACATGAGCGGCAAGGGATTATCACCGAGCGTGAAATCAAGCTTGGCGGACTGTTGCTGCCGCATGTACGCCGGTCGGTAATGATCAGCAACATGCTGGATATCAGCACGATCGAGCGCGCACGCATGGCCGAGGCGCTCGATGCGCTCACATGCGCCGTGGTCCTCACCAATGAACGTGGCGCCATCCTGCACGCCAACCGCTCGGCCAAGTGCAGGCTGCGGAGCGGCGGCCCGATCCACGATATCCATGGTATTCTGCAAGCGAAGATCCCGTCGGCCTCCAAGGAGCTTCACAGAGCCATCTTGGCTGCGGCTCAGGATGAGGCCAGCATCGGCAAGACCGGGCTTGCCGTCCTCCTCACCGAACCGGGCCTGCCGCCCGTCTTCGCCCGCGTGCTGCCGATGGCCGGCGGCGACCGGCGCGCCGGCATGGAACCCGCGGCGGTAGCCGCGGTGTTCATCGGCAATGCACCGGACGAGCATGTCGCCGCCGACATGCTGGCAACAGCCTTTGGGCTTACGCTGGCCGAAACCCGCGTGCTCGCCAGCCTTCTTGCCGGTCATACCCTGGCCGAAACCGGCGCCAGCCTTCACATTGCCAACGCGACCGCCAAGACGCATCTCGACAATATCTTCCAGAAGACCGGCGTCTCCCGCCAGGCCGATCTGATGCGCCTTGTCATGCAGATCGTTCCGCCCGCAGGGCAGTCAGGTCCCTGA
- a CDS encoding c-type cytochrome has product MSLQIGRQTMSPWLVLPSVVVFTVGAGFGVSSQADLATGKFYEIVGGKVDARTYNGFRRYHGSCNHCHGPDGMGSTFASALVDRLPDLEVFRRSVRDGVRSGPSVMKGFANDPNVAPYIDDIYAYLQARADGALGRGRPERLEN; this is encoded by the coding sequence ATGAGCCTGCAAATTGGGCGACAGACGATGTCTCCATGGCTCGTCCTCCCGTCTGTCGTCGTCTTTACCGTCGGCGCCGGCTTCGGCGTCTCTTCGCAAGCTGACCTGGCCACAGGCAAGTTCTACGAAATTGTCGGCGGCAAGGTCGATGCGCGAACCTATAACGGCTTCCGTCGCTACCATGGCAGCTGCAATCACTGCCATGGCCCCGACGGTATGGGCTCGACCTTCGCCTCGGCCCTTGTCGACCGGCTGCCCGACCTTGAGGTCTTCCGGCGCAGCGTTCGCGACGGCGTGCGCAGCGGCCCTTCGGTGATGAAGGGCTTCGCCAACGACCCCAACGTCGCTCCTTACATCGACGACATCTACGCCTACCTGCAGGCCCGCGCCGACGGTGCGCTTGGCCGAGGACGGCCCGAGAGGCTTGAAAATTAG
- a CDS encoding MBL fold metallo-hydrolase: MFTRRAIMKTTLAAGAAVVFAPAGLGHAAGGLSWKHFPAGENGFFRAPVLITGASEALLIDGGFTFPDGRAVAEAIKATGKTLTTIYVSQSDPDYYFGLKPIKDAFPQARVIAAAETVAAINGSVDKKIAVWGPQLKENGPQAPADIVIPEVFDGKTVKVDGETIEIVDAEGLANRRYLSVPSLNAVFGGVMIFSGVHVWTADTPTREQRAAWLANLEKIAAAKPEIVVPGHMTPQAATDLSGVEHTKTYLIAFEEELAKAAKDAAALKGAMEARFPGLGMGVALDIGSKVATGEMKWG; the protein is encoded by the coding sequence ATGTTCACACGGAGAGCCATCATGAAAACCACCCTCGCCGCCGGCGCCGCAGTCGTCTTCGCTCCCGCCGGGCTTGGCCATGCAGCCGGAGGGCTTTCCTGGAAACATTTCCCGGCCGGGGAAAACGGCTTCTTTCGCGCCCCCGTGCTGATCACCGGCGCTTCCGAGGCGCTGCTGATCGATGGCGGTTTCACCTTCCCCGACGGCCGAGCCGTGGCCGAGGCGATCAAGGCGACGGGCAAGACGCTCACGACCATCTATGTCAGCCAGTCCGACCCGGACTATTATTTCGGCCTCAAGCCGATCAAGGACGCGTTCCCGCAGGCACGGGTGATCGCCGCAGCCGAGACGGTGGCCGCCATCAACGGCAGCGTCGACAAGAAAATCGCCGTTTGGGGGCCGCAGCTTAAGGAGAATGGCCCGCAGGCGCCCGCCGATATCGTCATCCCCGAAGTGTTCGACGGCAAGACGGTCAAGGTCGATGGCGAGACAATCGAGATCGTCGACGCGGAAGGCCTCGCCAACCGGCGCTATCTCTCGGTGCCGTCGTTGAATGCGGTGTTCGGCGGGGTGATGATTTTTTCCGGCGTGCATGTCTGGACCGCTGATACGCCGACCAGGGAACAGCGCGCCGCCTGGCTCGCCAATCTCGAAAAGATCGCCGCCGCCAAGCCTGAAATCGTCGTGCCCGGCCACATGACGCCGCAGGCCGCCACCGACCTTTCGGGCGTCGAGCACACCAAAACCTATCTCATTGCCTTCGAGGAAGAACTGGCCAAGGCTGCCAAGGACGCGGCCGCGCTCAAGGGCGCCATGGAAGCCCGCTTCCCCGGCCTCGGCATGGGCGTCGCGCTCGACATCGGCTCCAAGGTCGCCACCGGCGAGATGAAGTGGGGCTGA